One part of the Calypte anna isolate BGI_N300 chromosome 12, bCalAnn1_v1.p, whole genome shotgun sequence genome encodes these proteins:
- the SPCS1 gene encoding signal peptidase complex subunit 1, with the protein MAQAEHSQPGLEDDGAEGEGRVSGQRISSRLPVLLRRRGRLAEPRYQLRRAASAAQGDAATGHPPWGSDGEEGDDEEEVEEDCEAPRSAAAMRNIFRSIPTQMDYKGQKLAEQIFQGIILVSAVIGFIYGYITEQFGWTVYIVMAGFALSCLLTLPPWPMYRRNPLKWLPVQESGTEEKKAGDRKPKRHAKS; encoded by the exons ATGGCGCAAGCAGAACACTCCCAGCCGGGGCTGGAGGACGATGGGGCGGAGGGAGAGGGGCGTGTTTCCGGCCAGCGCATCAGCAGCCGTCTTCCGGTCTTGCTTCGGCGCCGCGGGCGTCTGGCGGAGCCGCGGTACCAGCTGAGGCGGGCAGCATCTGCCGCCCAGGGCGACGCGGCCACCGGGCACCCACCGTGGGGTTCCGACGGGGAGGAGGGAGACGACGAGGAGGAAGTGGAGGAGGACTGCGAGGCGCCGCGCTCCGCCGCCGCCATGCGGAACATCTTCCGCTCCATCCCCACGCAGATG GACTATAAGGGCCAAAAACTGGCAGAACAGATCTTTCAAGGAATCATTCTTGTCTCTGCA gtaaTTGGTTTCATCTATGGTTACATCACTGAACAGTTTGGATGGACTGTCTACATAGTTATGGCTGGATTTGCTTTATCATGCTTG CTAACACTCCCTCCATGGCCCATGTACCGCCGCAATCCTCTGAAGTGGTTACCTGTCCAAGAGtcaggaacagaagaaaagaaggcaggAGACAGAAAGCCAAAGAGACATGCTAAAAGCTAA